The Sinomonas sp. P10A9 genome includes a window with the following:
- a CDS encoding MMPL family transporter — translation MNRVTRFSIARPWTVITGWIIVFLLSAAGAIQLDGALSAGGFTNPRAEALTTQADVEKAFGDRPNQVIVAVDSKAAQDAGSLAPLVTVLEDAGASTVTGPAQNPKFLSGDRKTAVIVAGFGGDNTTVQNKVPDLQRSLDGKLAGTQVYVTGQPALDYQLNVHSKEDATRAEMIVFPFLIIVLLLVFRSIVATLVPLLMAGTALAVASALGYVATRFTDISILYSNIVSMIGLAVAVDYSLFIIKRYRDELSAGKDTVAALETATQTAGRSVVFSGIAVAVALVALFIPNVMAFTSIALGGVLVTLVAIGLSVTVLPAALKLLGGRINWGTIKLPFGWGRPAAAPAGRRTLAGGRRPGLVGLVGVAAMLLAALPVLSISLQSPVASATILPASDPARQGLEVIDRNIGHEGLFPIQIVVNAPSGTGTQAVAERVESLTSSAKAKAGVASVTSVTSTGATPAQVKAALSDPTAAAALKSLWSERDGQITTRILVDTVEGPDSVRAHELVKDFRADGAAAPAPYTVRVTGATAQGFDFDQTLVSSIPLIAGLVVILTFVMLAFAFRSFLLPLLALGFNSLVVLASLGLLTGLLSLGGSAPLNSVTPILLFAVMFGLSMDYMVIIISRIVEAYRSGIAFHEAVTTGVRATRSMINSAAVIMVAVFVSFSSAQISIVREIGFGLAIAVILDALVVRMFIMPAILRVVGPRVLGRAPAGHPAHDGAPAPELAGAR, via the coding sequence ATGAACCGTGTCACCCGCTTTTCCATCGCCCGTCCGTGGACGGTCATCACAGGCTGGATCATCGTCTTCCTCCTCTCCGCGGCCGGCGCCATCCAGCTTGACGGCGCCCTTTCGGCCGGTGGGTTCACCAACCCGCGCGCCGAGGCACTCACGACCCAGGCCGACGTCGAGAAGGCGTTCGGCGATCGCCCGAACCAGGTCATCGTGGCCGTCGACTCGAAGGCGGCCCAGGACGCTGGCAGCCTCGCTCCGCTCGTCACCGTGCTCGAGGATGCCGGCGCGTCCACGGTCACTGGACCGGCCCAGAACCCCAAGTTCCTCTCGGGTGACCGGAAGACCGCGGTCATCGTCGCGGGCTTCGGGGGCGACAACACGACGGTTCAGAACAAGGTCCCCGATCTGCAGCGCTCGCTTGACGGCAAGCTCGCTGGCACCCAGGTCTATGTGACGGGCCAGCCCGCGCTCGACTACCAGCTCAATGTGCACTCGAAGGAGGACGCCACGCGGGCGGAGATGATCGTCTTCCCGTTCCTCATCATCGTCCTGCTTCTCGTGTTCCGGTCCATCGTCGCTACGCTCGTTCCGCTGCTCATGGCGGGAACCGCCCTCGCGGTCGCGAGCGCCCTCGGATACGTGGCGACGCGCTTCACCGACATCTCGATCCTCTACTCGAACATCGTCTCGATGATTGGCCTCGCGGTCGCCGTCGACTACTCGTTGTTCATCATCAAGCGGTACCGCGACGAACTCTCCGCCGGCAAGGACACCGTCGCCGCACTCGAGACGGCGACGCAGACGGCCGGTCGCAGCGTTGTCTTCAGCGGTATCGCGGTCGCTGTGGCGCTCGTAGCCCTCTTCATCCCGAACGTCATGGCCTTCACGAGCATCGCGCTCGGCGGCGTCCTCGTGACGCTCGTGGCCATCGGCCTGAGCGTCACGGTCCTTCCCGCGGCACTGAAGCTCCTCGGGGGCCGGATCAACTGGGGCACGATCAAGCTGCCCTTCGGCTGGGGACGCCCGGCTGCGGCCCCTGCCGGTCGTCGGACCCTCGCCGGCGGCCGTCGTCCCGGCCTCGTAGGACTCGTCGGCGTGGCTGCCATGCTCCTGGCCGCCCTGCCCGTCCTGAGCATCTCCCTGCAGTCCCCCGTGGCCAGCGCGACGATTCTCCCCGCGAGTGATCCCGCGCGCCAGGGGCTCGAGGTCATCGACCGCAACATCGGGCATGAGGGCCTCTTCCCGATCCAGATCGTCGTGAACGCACCGTCCGGAACGGGGACGCAGGCAGTGGCTGAGCGCGTCGAGAGCCTGACGTCGTCGGCCAAGGCGAAGGCCGGTGTTGCGAGCGTCACCTCGGTGACCTCGACGGGGGCCACCCCGGCCCAGGTCAAGGCGGCACTCTCCGACCCGACCGCGGCCGCGGCCCTCAAGAGCCTCTGGAGCGAGCGGGACGGCCAGATCACCACGCGGATCCTCGTTGATACGGTCGAGGGCCCGGACTCCGTCCGCGCGCACGAGCTGGTGAAGGACTTCAGGGCCGACGGTGCCGCGGCCCCCGCCCCCTACACAGTCCGCGTCACGGGGGCCACGGCCCAGGGCTTCGACTTCGACCAGACCCTCGTGAGCTCCATCCCGCTCATCGCAGGCCTCGTCGTGATCCTGACCTTCGTGATGCTGGCGTTCGCCTTCCGGTCCTTCCTGCTGCCGCTGCTCGCGCTCGGCTTCAACTCGCTCGTCGTGCTCGCGTCGCTGGGCCTGCTGACAGGTCTGCTCTCCCTCGGCGGGAGCGCACCGTTGAACTCTGTCACGCCGATTCTGCTGTTCGCGGTGATGTTCGGGCTGTCGATGGACTACATGGTCATCATCATCTCGCGCATCGTCGAGGCCTACCGGAGCGGCATCGCCTTCCACGAAGCCGTGACCACCGGTGTTCGGGCAACACGATCGATGATCAACAGCGCCGCCGTGATCATGGTCGCGGTGTTCGTATCGTTCTCCTCGGCGCAGATCAGCATCGTCCGGGAGATCGGCTTCGGCCTGGCGATTGCGGTCATCCTCGACGCCCTCGTGGTGCGGATGTTCATCATGCCCGCGATCCTGCGCGTCGTCGGGCCTCGCGTCCTGGGGCGCGCCCCGGCCGGCCATCCAGCGCACGACGGCGCTCCGGCGCCGGAGCTTGCAGGCGCTCGCTGA
- the ribB gene encoding 3,4-dihydroxy-2-butanone-4-phosphate synthase — protein MTLYADSPTSTITLASAEAAINAISRGEMVVVVDDENRENEGDLVVAAEYATANVINFMITHGRGLVCMSVTPERAASLALPPMVERNEDSMGTAFTVSIDGTRANGVTTGISAPERARTIELALTGKAGDLVRPGHVFPLIARPGGVLERQGHTEASVDLARLAGCRPAGVIVEIIGDDGEMLRLADLVEFSAKHGLLLTSIELLHDYLAGA, from the coding sequence GTGACGCTTTACGCTGACTCTCCCACCAGCACCATTACCCTCGCATCCGCCGAGGCCGCCATCAATGCCATTTCCCGCGGGGAAATGGTGGTGGTTGTGGATGACGAGAATCGCGAAAATGAAGGCGATCTTGTCGTAGCGGCCGAATACGCAACTGCAAATGTCATCAATTTCATGATCACGCACGGAAGGGGCCTCGTCTGCATGTCCGTGACCCCCGAGCGTGCGGCCTCACTCGCCCTCCCGCCCATGGTGGAGCGCAACGAGGACTCGATGGGCACAGCGTTCACGGTCAGCATCGACGGCACCCGCGCCAACGGCGTCACAACGGGCATCTCGGCCCCCGAGCGCGCCCGGACGATCGAACTCGCGCTCACCGGCAAGGCCGGCGACCTTGTCCGCCCGGGACACGTCTTCCCCCTCATCGCCCGTCCGGGCGGAGTCCTCGAGCGCCAGGGCCACACCGAGGCCTCTGTCGACCTCGCGCGGCTCGCGGGGTGCCGCCCGGCCGGCGTCATCGTCGAGATCATCGGCGACGACGGCGAGATGCTCCGCCTTGCGGACCTCGTCGAATTCTCCGCGAAGCACGGGCTCCTCCTCACAAGCATCGAACTCCTTCACGACTACCTCGCGGGGGCGTAG
- a CDS encoding lysophospholipid acyltransferase family protein, which produces MEARTAIRALTFTWGERQVLKRMGSIEGLENIPASGPFVLAPNHSSYFDHYVVEFLVNAVRGNPTWFLTKAESFERPLSRVWTEAWYGIPVDRDRPSPTTIREVQRVLSHGHCLCVYPEGTRGDGVELLPFKAGAFRFALSAGVPVVPLGMVGTSSVLPRGARRLRNTQVHVAFGRPLEQATEGTKQARSEQLAISSREAIEELIGRAAANASGARDTELAARGAALVDALITDGFDTAGRLAAGRLAAGTRRRLTYLTALYRRTAPDHPDLNAQRVRLLGLSALEAPLPLKLGYAMQVRRGAEHVLTSVPTHKDAHYLMGRWHLGSPGLLGGSTSAAIQHFQASDASSPEGDTRAVAALGDALAAAGRDAEAGEAYRRVLAETPEDHARAAGRIMRATEYLGRAKELVA; this is translated from the coding sequence GTGGAGGCGAGAACCGCTATCCGCGCCCTGACGTTCACGTGGGGTGAGCGCCAGGTCCTCAAACGCATGGGCTCCATCGAAGGCCTCGAGAACATTCCGGCAAGCGGGCCGTTTGTCCTCGCTCCCAACCATTCAAGCTACTTTGACCATTACGTCGTCGAGTTCCTGGTCAATGCCGTTCGCGGCAACCCCACCTGGTTCCTCACGAAGGCCGAGAGCTTCGAGCGGCCGCTGAGCAGAGTCTGGACCGAGGCATGGTACGGGATCCCGGTCGACCGCGACCGGCCGAGCCCCACGACGATCCGCGAGGTGCAGCGCGTGCTCTCGCACGGTCACTGCCTCTGCGTGTACCCGGAAGGGACGAGGGGCGACGGCGTCGAGCTGCTCCCGTTCAAGGCCGGAGCCTTCCGCTTCGCCCTGAGCGCGGGGGTACCCGTGGTCCCCCTCGGCATGGTCGGGACGAGTTCGGTACTGCCGCGCGGTGCTCGGCGCCTCCGGAACACCCAGGTGCATGTGGCGTTCGGCCGTCCTCTCGAGCAGGCCACCGAAGGGACAAAGCAGGCGCGGTCCGAGCAGCTCGCCATCTCCTCGCGTGAGGCCATCGAGGAGCTGATCGGCCGGGCGGCGGCGAACGCCTCCGGTGCCCGGGACACCGAGCTAGCCGCGCGCGGCGCTGCACTCGTCGATGCCCTCATCACCGACGGCTTCGACACCGCCGGGCGGCTCGCCGCCGGGCGGCTCGCCGCCGGGACGCGCCGGCGTCTTACGTACCTCACGGCGCTCTACCGACGAACGGCACCCGACCATCCGGACCTCAACGCGCAACGCGTCCGCCTTCTCGGCCTCTCGGCGCTCGAAGCCCCTCTGCCCCTCAAGCTCGGCTACGCGATGCAAGTTCGTCGCGGCGCCGAGCATGTGCTGACCAGCGTGCCGACCCACAAGGATGCGCACTACCTCATGGGACGCTGGCACCTCGGCTCCCCTGGCCTGCTCGGCGGGAGCACCTCGGCAGCCATCCAGCACTTCCAGGCTTCCGACGCGAGCTCACCTGAAGGCGACACGCGCGCGGTCGCTGCCCTGGGGGACGCGCTGGCCGCCGCGGGTCGCGACGCCGAGGCGGGCGAGGCCTACCGCCGAGTGCTCGCCGAGACCCCAGAAGATCACGCGCGCGCGGCCGGAAGGATCATGCGGGCGACGGAGTATCTTGGCCGGGCGAAGGAATTGGTGGCATAG